Proteins from one Mauremys mutica isolate MM-2020 ecotype Southern chromosome 14, ASM2049712v1, whole genome shotgun sequence genomic window:
- the SPIRE2 gene encoding protein spire homolog 2 isoform X3, translating to MVQSLGFAIYRALDWGLDESEERELSPQLEKLIDLMANSDSDDSGCSMADEGYGGQDEEEEAVEGLPRAVRTFGQAMRMCAARLTAPQEAQQHYQAVCRALFVETVELKAFLTKIREAKEMLRKLREQEEELEERSTDELDNLRNTDWARLWVQLMRELRDGVKLKKVQEKQYNPLPTEYQLTPFEMLMQDIRARNYKLRKVMVDGDIPPRVKKDAHERILDFIRSRPPLKQAAERRLRPMPQKQRTLHEKILEEIKQERKLRPVEMRHQGQKGFGSLPCILNACSSDVKSTSCINLSVPDSSTPAQRLRPRVLLKAPTLAEMEEMNISEEEESPSAEMGREPGLGLPLKRDRSFSEQDLAQFQSERGTSQPESGYLAPRESEPRPRSGSMNTARISMETKGSFPASYHQIPASAGPLTSDRGSLGAVEERPEGGSSSTPDSSSKHLWLEFSHPVESLALTVEEMMDVRRVLVKAEMEKFLQSKELYNSLKKGKICCCCRTKFPLFSWPPACLFCKRSVCASCSLKIKMPSKKLAHIPVYALGFENLPRSLNAKALLLRKRDAFNSLHWRRVEEEFPHIYAHGSILKDICSDCTSFVTDVISSSRKSMAILNATPRKGRKTQSLFIQPTHIAKAQ from the exons ATGGTGCAGTCGCTGGGATTTGCCATTTACCGGGCGCTGGACTGGGGGCTGGACGAGAGTGAGGAGCGAGAACTGAgcccccagctggagaagctgatCGACCTCATGGCCAACAGCGACTCTGACGACAGCGGCTGCAGCATGGCGGACGAGGGCTACGGGGGgcaggatgaagaggaggaggctgTGGAGGGGCTCCCACGAGCCGTGCGCACCTTCGGGCAGGCCATGAGGATGTGCGCCGCTCGCCTGACGGCCCCCCAGGAGGCACAGCAACATTACCAGGCTGTCTGCAGGGCCCTCTTTGTGGAGACGGTGGAGCTGAAGGCTTTTCTCACCAAGATCCGGGAAGCTAAGGAG atgctgaggAAGCTgagggaacaggaggaggagctggaggagaggtcGACGGATGAGCTCGATAACCTGCGGAACACAGACTGG GCCCGGCTGTGGGTGCAGCTGATGCGGGAGCTACGTGACGGTGTGAAGCTGAAGAAAGTCCAGGAGAAGCAGTACAACCCCCTGCCCACCGAGTACCAGCTGACGCCCTTTGAAATGCTGATGCAGGACATCCGGGCACGCAACTACAAGCTTCGCAAAGTCATG GTGGATGGCGACATCCCCCCCAGGGTGAAGAAAGATGCCCATGAACGCATTCTGGATTTTATACGGTCACGGCCGCCACTGAAACAG gCGGCTGAGAGGCGGCTGCGCCCCATGCCCCAGAAGCAGAGAACGCTCCACGAGAAGATTCTGGAAGAAatcaaacaagaaagaaaacTTCGCCCAGTCGAGATGCGGCACCAGGGTCAGAAAG GTTTTGGCTCCCTGCCCTGCATCCTTAATGCCTGCTCCAGCGACGTGAAGTCAACCTCCTGCATCAACCTCTCTGTACCCGACTCAAGCACCCCCGCCCAGCGCCTGCGGCCAAGGGTTCTGCTCAAGGCTCCGACGCTGGCCGAGATGGAGGAGATGAATATCTCCGAA GAGGAGGAGTCTCCAAGCGCTGAGATGGGGAGGGAGCCTGGCTTAGGGCTCCCCCTGAAGCGTGATCGCTCCTTCTCTGAACAGGACCTGGCCCAGTTCCAGAGCGAGAGGGGCACCAGCCAGCCCGAGTCAGGGTATCTGGCACCACGGGAGTCTGAGCCAAGACCCCGCTCAGGTAGCATGAATACTGCACGGATCAGCATGGAAACCAAAG GTTCGTTCCCAGCCAGTTACCACCAGATCCCAGCTAGCGCTGGTCCGCTCACGTCCGACCGCGGCTCCCTCGGGGCTGTGGAGGAGAGGCCAGAGGGCGGCTCCAGCTCCACCCCTGACAGCAGCTCCAAGCATCTGTGGCTG GAGTTCAGCCACCCCGTGGAGAGCCTGGCCCTGACCGTGGAGGAGATGATGGACGTGCGCAGGGTGCTGGTAAAGGCCGAGATGGAGAAATTCCTCCAGAGCAAGGAACTCTACAACAGCCTGAAGAAGGGGAag atctgctgctgctgcagaacaaAGTTCCCTTTGTTCTCTTGGCCCCCAGCCTGTCTCTTCTGCAAGAG aTCCGTCTGCGCCTCCTGCAGCCTCAAG ATTAAGATGCCTTCGAAGAAGCTTGCTCATATTCCCGTCTACGCCCTGGGCTTCGAGAACCTCCCCAGATCTCTGAATGCCAAAGCTCTGCTGCTGAGGAAGAGAGACGCCTTCAA CTCTCTGCACTGGCGGAGGGTGGAAGAGGAGTTCCCCCACATCTATGCCCACGGCTCCATCTTGAAGGACATCTGCAGTGACTGCACCAGCTTCGTGACCGATGTCATCAGCTCAAGCCGGAAGAGCATGGCCATCCTGAACGCCACGCCGCGCAAGGGCAGGAAGACGCAATCCCTCTTCATCCAGCCCACCCACAttgccaaagcccagtga